A window of Miscanthus floridulus cultivar M001 chromosome 12, ASM1932011v1, whole genome shotgun sequence genomic DNA:
tccaaggtagccttctctgagctcgatgaCAACATGACCGGCATGGTGAAGTtcagtgatggctcaagggtggcgatccgagggcgcgTCACAATCATCTTTAGGGgccagaacggcgagcaccgcatgctaacagatgtatattacatccagCAGCTGTGTTCCAACATCATTAGCATTGACCAGCTAGATGAGCAtggcagcgaggtactgatcaaggatggcgtccttaggatcagggactgggagcaacaccttcttgccaaggtgaagaggtcttaGAACCGACTATACCTACtcaacttgaaggtggagcagccggtgtgcctgatAGCATGGCATATCAAGGAGCCATGGCTATGGCATGCCCGATTCGGCCATCTCAGCTTTGACACGCTTGGTCAGCTGAAGAAGATTGtccgagggctgccccacatAAAAGCACGGAGGggagctgtgtgatagctgcctaGCCAGAAAGCAGAGAAGGTTGTCGTTCCCAAAGGCAGCCAAGTATCGCGTGGTGGACGCTCTCAAGCTCGTCCACAGCTATATCTATGGGCCAATCACGTCAGCCACAaagggtggtcggcggtactttctCCTGCTCATAGATGATTGTAGTCACTAGATGTGGCTAtaactcctaacgagcaaggatgaggcggtggcggcgatcaagaagtttaaGGCACGCGTAGAGgcagagagcggcaagaagctgcgcgtgctgaggactgatcatggcggcgaattcacttcgatgGAATTCACTACGTATTGCGCGGgttagggtgtggtgcgacaccacaccacgccatactcgccatagcagaatggcatggtggagtgaCAGAACCAGACGGTGGCGGCATGGattgatccatgatgaaggccaagggcatgctggcaaggttctagggtgaggcggtgaccacggcggtgttcatcctcaaatGCGCGCCCACAAAGGCCTTGAAGGGCGAGACGCTgtttgaagcttggtatgggcgcaagctgaGCATGTCTTTCCTCCGggcattcggctgcatcggccatgtcaggaagacgaagttggtcctcaccaagctagaggataggagcatactaatggtgctcctgggctatgcggaaggtaccaaggcataccggctctatgacccatgcaGAGGCAAGGTGGTTGCCTCGCACGACATCGTGTTTGACGAGAAGGCGACCAAGGACTGGAACAGTTCGGGCACAGGGAAAGCTAGCGGCTTTACCGGCACCTTCGTcattgagcacttggtcatccacgggagtggagacgctggagaggaggtgctgagcactccagcaATAGAGTCAAGCACTCCTAGGGCAATGCCGAGCATTCCAGGAGGGGTGTCGAGCACTCTAGAAGTGGAGCCAAGCGGTtctgcagtggtgccaaccactccaggatgGGTGCCGAACACTCCCATAgcagagccaagaggtcttgtagtggtgccaaccactgcAAGACTAGAGCTCAGCACTGCTGTAGTGGTGCCGatcactccaggagtggtgacgagcggtccaAGAGTAGTGCTGAGCACTGCAGCtagggtgtcgagcactccaggtgctatgCCGACCACTCTGACAgaatagggaactccatcgacgccaATCAAGTTCGCcccacctccaagtgacatcactgagttcgtggatgccttccacaaaggtgaggaggtgcggttccgcaggctggacgacatcatcgATGACACAGGGCCCTCAAGCCTagcgggtcggctgctcaatgacctagagctgcttcttatcaatgcagaggaaccacccacatttGCGCTGGCCGAGCGTGATGCACATTGGCGACGGGcgagatgctggaggagatgaaggagatctaggaaaacaagacttgggagctcattgatccacctctaggatatcgtccgatcagcctaaagtgggtgtacaaggtcaagcgggacaagCGCGGTGCCattatcaagcacaaggcgcgactcgttgcccgaggctttgtccagcacaagggcatcgacttcgaggaagtctttgcgctggTATAGCGCATGGAGTCTATCTAACTGCtactggctttggcagcagcaaaggactggtgcgtccatcacctggacatgAAATCGgctttcctcaacggcgagctggcggagacggtcttcgttagGCAACCTCCGGGTTTCACCATAAAGGGAGCAGAGCACAGAGTGCTCCACTATGCAAGGGCTCTATGGGTTGTGGCAGGCCCCGtgagcgtggaatgccaagcttgactccacgctgggcgagcttaggTTCACACGGTGCGCAACTGAGCACACGCTCTACACgtggcgacgggggaaggaggagcttgtcatcggcatgtatgtggacgacttgatcatcatcGACGCATGTGTGGAGGACATCGACAGTTTCAAGCATGAGATGGcagctcatttttgaatgagcgatctcggcgcgctctccaACTACCTCGACATCAAGGTGATATAGGGGAAGGAGGTGCTCACACTCGGTCAGAGCACGTACGCATCGAAGTTGTTGGAGCGGAGTAGCATGGCTAAttgcaagccgtgcgtgactccgatggaggagcgactgAAGCTAACGAAGGCCAATACCGCAGCaagggtagatgcaacactctaccagagcatcggaggtggtctgcgctacctagtccacatgaggctgGACATTGTGTTCGCCGTGGGctatgtcagtcgcttcatggaggatcctagagaggatcacgggctacggtgaagcggctgttacgctatgtcaaggggacggtggatcaggggatcgtctttCCCAAGACTGGCAGAAGTAGGCTACAGCTCACTGTGTTTAGTGATGcagacatggtgggggacatcgacggatggcggagcacctctggtgtgcttgttttcatcgggtcggctccaatctcatggatGTCGCtaaaatagaaggtggtggcgctgtctatatgcgaggcagagtatgtggcggcggccacagcgacGTACCAAGCTTTGTGGCTGTGCCGGCTGCTAGGTGAGCTGACCGATGTGGAAGCTCATCcactagcactgatggtggacaaccagcccgctaTCGCTCTTgcgaagaatctggttctccaTGACTGGAgaaagcacatcgacgtcaaattccacttcctcagggactgtgtcgatggagggtgtcacagaaccatccaatttataagagcacaagtacaatagcaatcaccgaagtgatcaacccatcatacttgagcccatataaacccgatagtccaacaaaatcgcgaaggatctcaaacaaccaacatacaaaccaagatcgtagagattcaatGCAACCAATcatatgttacatcatagttcacaaatatttctcatacatcagagttcaaataattattacaaactgagtttgaaagtagcggaagcaaagtagtttaacatcgacatcacacatagtttaagacaaagccagtgtcatagtcatctccaccaaaagcacaagggtgagatgatatacagaatgaccattgcccatggtcctagtcctcatccactgtaggagccaagcagttcttgcagtagccaagatacataacgttatctgcaacaatgggaataaaacactGAGTATGAGAatatactcaactagacttacccgtccaactaatatactaagacaccaagggtgcaaggctttataagtagagctagcagacattatttgcagaaaaaacataagttatccaacatctcattaattgtgaatcaccagttattaatcctatctcatactagattagcagctatcctatgccaaacatgtgagtaccattaagtcatcacaataataaccatatcagttgagttcttgcataatctcacaaccatcatttccatcatttactacgatgaagtgtatTCCTGttagttctcactatctgggagagacggcgattcgaatcgattcctacccagcttgggaattattcctaacacacacccatacttcccccgtcagggtcgcatcaggtcacctttggtacaactcaagtacaatcgtgggtacgaccagcgccgcgCCCTCAGAGATACAACTaatctgccaagggtgatcgggactctaacccgcccatgggcttatgccattggctctccgcataTCCTTACTGTCTCTAGGGTGCACACTTTTACCGCTCatggtcctggcctgagttgagctactcggctttgtggtcgaaatgacttatccgaccaactatgtgagaggcatgcgttcaacatgacaagatgaaacttcaacggccggtccttaaacgacacagatggaatcactacgataccacaacataagactccgcccgatctccatttattcaacattaccaggttatgttccacgatagcacaatacagtcaaccgtgatcaagttatcacctatagctcgcaggtgacaggaaatcacccgacttctaccggtctaagcatagctaagcatgataagcaTTCCTGGAcataaataggattcatggtagatatttctggtcaaggaaaggtaatatgcaacaagtgtttccaaacaactcctatcacgtaatgcatcaatacaaataactttaggtgacattaataaagtagggaggcttataatgctctggggcttgcctttcacgaaaGTTGAAGGCTGGTGATCGAggcactcgggaaggtgatcggcttcaggctctccttctctagGAACCTCCTGGTGCTGCACTTCCTGATGCTCCTCCTGCGGATCGACGTCTAGCTCCACCAACGTGACTTCCTCGGtggcacctattgcatgaatatgCATAAGTGAGTCTCATGAATGCATACGATGGATCATAGATGATGCGATATGGTAAAGTACATGCTGCGATAATAATGTTAAGTTATACCATGATAGAATGCTAACTCCATActaattgagtaggtgcatatctcttctctatctacttaccAATTTCACACAATGCAATGTCTAAACTACACATGGCAGTTAgatgtttacatcataactgaagttctacttatccaaatgctatcatcttggactttctggaaagcttataaaatttcctacaactcttatttaatcactaaCAGATAGTTCACACTCTATCCTAACCAACACAGGCAATCTatgcagtgctgtccagaaattccagagaacaagcaattcggaaaactaactttaaacagctataactcctaaactctttggcctattgacctaaaattttaacacaagataaatGAAGacgttacctacaactttgttattaacaatttctacagaaaacatcattttgactacGCAACATAACAAGCAACATAATCTGTCTGAAAACCCTTCTAACTcgcattataaagcaacaatatttatactacatgtaagcattcaaaatttgacaccaccaagtacaccaacagttCAATAACATAAAATAaactcaagaaaatataatggtcaaGCTCAATCTATTTATTTAATTggctttattaatttatttagataattaggttaaataataaacctataccaaatgtgcacaataaattctcagaaaattacagtggcttacAAATCCTACCAacagactactgtaaaagtttgaTACCATTttaacatgtataacatcctttacaaaaatggcaagctagcaaggcctattttagtgaaaatagtaaaccctatagaaaagtgtcaagaaacaggttatatatttttcctagcttcatattggttccatactactgtacaaaaattttcatatcaATATGTTTCATctttttatccctacaattttccttagaaaataccatttattactagATAAATAGAAACACCCTACTCCAAACAAGTCTACAgcaggtttaatatttttcctagctatatcatgtcaacacaagtcgaacaaaattggaatcacaattgtatcacttttctagctcaagatatctattttacaagtttactaacaTTGAAAAAGtatttatttaaatacattttaatcaccaagaaaaaCATCATAaactgtacatttcatatttttataaaaacctAAATTTcatgaggaacacaacaaaatttggttcaacaAAATTGGACCTCtataactccacttatgatttttcaaagttgcatacaaatataaaaataaatgaactatctttctGGATCGAGTCACTGTCAGCGAAACAAAAACAGAggagcggcgctgctcgacgcggCTTGGCCGGAGGTCGCTGACGGCGGCTTTTCCGATGACGGCACCGACACTACTGTGATCCCCATGACATTGCGCACGCGTTGAGCTACCTAGTGGGACCTATTGTCGGAGCTAAGCACGATGGCGGCggtcatggcggcacggcggtgcgGCTCGATGGCGAGGCGCCGGAGCTGGCCATGAAAGCGCAATATAGGGATACGCCGAGACTCTACATGCTACAGCGAAACTAGTTTACGCGCTATTACGGAGAATGATGAATGGAGGCGGTGCGGCCACGGTGACGGAACGTGGTGGCGGAACAACGGCGAGGGCCGTGCGCAGCACGACGGCTCACCGTGTGATTTTAGCGAGCAATGCGGGCGCGGTGATGTGGTATGATCACGAAGGAGCTGCTGTGGTGGCGAAGGAATGATGCGAACGCAATGCGGAGCAGGTCAGCCGGCAATGGCGTTGGCGGAGCTGCTACGGTGCTACGGTGAGCTAGGGAGTGAAGTGCCGCGCTGCAGCTCAACGTGGCCTGGCCGGGCAGCACAACGGCGACGCGTGGCCATCCACACGGCGCTTGAACCCTGAACACGGTCGGGCAATGTAGCTACCATCAGAGCGAGTGAACCGGCCTGACAGCGATAGTTAACAGAGATAATACTCATAATCCGTGGATCATTAGCGAAAACTTactaaaccaaagttgaagccctatataccatctaCAATTCCTCTTAAAGGATCACGTTCCATTTCTCAATGGTtgaggagtaaaatcatcccaaatgTGAGCCAATCAAACTAAAAATCGGTTTTGGACTTGGAAAAATTCTAAGTGGTGAAAAACAGTGACatattgatttttgtgagctcaaaatgactaagctatgcactgaattagttcatgacccaaaaataacaGTTGttcctctactcaaatactacaacttttcttaaaattaggtcaaactaggtcaaacatacaaacTAGTTCAAAAAGACTATGACATAgatcaaactaggtcaaacatacaacttaaaaTTGATGACCTACACCATAACTATAACTTAGGGACCAatctagccttagtcatgaataccaaagttattccttatgctattctaaacatgtttaaggtattctcaaggttccacacacatttcatatatacattggtcacatagaAACCCTAGCATAAGTGATGCAATTAGGTAATATCACATGTAATATAAGACAACAAAGATAGAATACAtgatatgcttatgatcatggatgctcaatgatgcttgtggtcatgcaatgtcaaggttaaatgcatgcttaacacctagggtgttacagagggcagatcgtcatcgagtttgtcgaaactGGTTGTTAACTcatggacgtcctcaccaagcc
This region includes:
- the LOC136495790 gene encoding uncharacterized protein yields the protein MKAEAHLMQVDDDDEATLLMVMFCALHYIEAKEKGEVMAVEGSGKALKVIYLDEPRAQVHLEHVGSKQEQRWYLDSSASNHMMGSKVAFSELDDNMTGMVKFSDGSRVAIRGRVTIIFRGQNGEHRMLTDVYYIQQLCSNIISIDQLDEHGSEVLIKDGVLRIRDWEQHLLAKVKRS